The Fulvivirga maritima genome segment TGCTGCTACACAAGAGAGTGCTGCTCCTTCAACTACAGAGGGTGGAAGAGTAAAAGCATCTCCTTTAGCTAAGAAAATGGCTGAAGATAAAGGGTATGACATCACTAAGATCAAAGGATCAGGTGATCATGGCAGAATTGTTAAGAAAGATGTAGAAAACTATACTCCTGCAGCTCAGGCACCTGCACAACAGGCTGCTGCTGGTGGAGAAGGTACTACAGTGAACATCCCTCAGGTAATAGGTGAAGAAAGCTACGAAGAGGTGAATGTTTCGCAAATGAGAAAAACCATTGGTAAGCGTTTAGCTGAGAGTAAATTTAGTGCTCCTCACTTCTACGTAACCATGGAAATTAACATGGACAAGGCTATTGAAGCCAGAAAGGCCATGAATGAATATTCTCCTGTGAAAATAAGCTTTAACGATATTGTTATTAAAGCGGTAAGTGCTGCTTTGAGACAACACCCTAAAGTGAACTCATCTTGGTTAGGAGATAAAATCAGATATAACAAGCATATCCACGTAGGTGTGGCTGTAGCAGTAGATGAAGGTCTTTTAGTACCTGTAATCAGATTTGCTGATAACAAGTCATTATCTCACATCTCTGCTGAGGTGAAAGACTTAGTGGGTAAAGCTCATAATAAGAAATTACAACCTAGCGAATGGGAAGGTAACACTTTTACAGTGTCTAACCTGGGAATGTTTGGCGTAGAAGAATTTACTGCCATCATTAACCCGCCAGATTCTTGTATCTTAGCTATCGGAGGTATCAAACAAACTCCTATAGTTAAAGACGGACAAGTGGTGCCTGGTAACGTAATGAAAGTAACCCTTTCTGCTGACCACAGAGTAGTGGATGGTGCTTTAGGAGCTGCTTTCTTACAAACACTAAAAGGACTACTTGAAAATCCGGTAAGAATTTTGGTTTAAGAAATAAGATAAATCATTAAACAATATACCCTGGTAGTTCCTTAACTATCAGGGTTATTTATTTAAAAGAACTGATGGGAAAAATTAAAGTAAGATCTACTACGGTATTGGCCGTGGTGCATAATGGAGAAGTAGCCATAGGGGCTGATGGACAAGCTACCATGGGTAACTATGTAGCTAAAGGCAACGTGAAGAAAATCAGAAAGCTGCAAAATGGTAAGATTGTAACTGGCTTTGCAGGATCAACGGCTGATGCTTTTACCCTTCTGGAAAGATTTGATGAGAAGCTTAATAGCTACGGCGGCAATATGAAGCGTGCAGCCATAGAGCTGGCTAAAGACTGGAGAACAGATCGATATCTAAGAAAGCTGGAAGCTATGCTTATTACTGCAGATAAAGATGAGGTGCTGATTGTTTCCGGTACAGGAGATGTGCTTGAGCCTGATCATGAAGTGGCAGCAATAGGTAGTGGTTCTATGTATGCTCAAAGTGCTGCTTTAGCATTGAAAAAGCATGCTACTCACCTGAGTGCCGAAGAAATGGTGAGAGAGAGTCTTAACATAGCCGCTGATATTTGTATCTATACTAATCATAATTTAATAATCGAAAAAGTAACGGGCTGATGCTAACTATATATCATAACCCCAGATGTACCAAGAGCAGAGAAACACTTCAGCTCATAGAAGAGCATGGAGATATGGTTGAAGTGGTAGAATATTTAAAAATGCCACCCAGCAAAGCTGATCTGGAAAAAATTGTAGAAAAGCTGGGTATAAAACCCCATGATCTGATCAGAACAGGCGAAGCAATCTATAAGGAGAAGTACAAAGGCTCAGAGCTTTCTGACGATGAATGGCTTCAGGCAATGGAGGAACATCCAAAATTGATTGAACGCCCCATAGTGATTAAGGGCGACAAGGCAATCATTGGAAGACCTCCTGAAAAAGTGAAAGAGCTTTTCTGAATTCCTTGTTTTAGGGTAGAAAAAAAGTCAAAAACAAGGTTATTCATACATTTGAAATGGCCCTTAGGACATTTGTCATACCCTATTTTGGAGCACGGTCTACAATCTAGTTTGTTATTTTCAAGAATAGTGAAATGAGTTCGGTAGGGGTACATGCCAAACATAGGAATGGTGTTGCCCCATATGCTGAATATTTCCTTTTTAAACGCTGCCGCTATATGCATAAGACCGGTATCATGGCTAAATACATAGCGAGCTTGTTTTACAAGTGATGCAGACTGGTTCAAATTAAACTTGCCACAAGCGTTATAGATAACCGTTTTTTTGTTAAGCTTCACTAGCCCTTCTTCCATAGGTTCAGATTTTTCTGATCTTTCGAAGAAGCGTTCTATAGCCTGGGCGGTTTCATTGTCGCCAGGACCTCCTAATAAGATGATAGGCTTATTAATTTTATCGCAAAGCTCTATCATTCTGTTAATGGGTAGCTTTTTAGTGTTGTGCTGTGCGCCGATAGCATAAGCTACATATTCTTTCTGATGCGTTTCAGGGAGCCACTCCAAAGGCACATTATCTTTATCAGGGATAAAGTAATCTAAGCCCAGGTTATCCATTTTTACTCCTAAGGGTTGGGCTGTTTCCATGTAGCGGTCTACAATATGCCTATTAGGCAACTTGTTGATTTTCATATTCACCATAAGCCATTTCTCTTTGTTCAGCTTTTTGAAAGAAGCGCTTCTGGCGGCTAATCTGGTTTTGATAATTTTGGTACGCAGGTTTTTATGTAGATCTATGATGTAGTCATAATGCTCTTTCTTTAAATCTGCCACCAAATCGCCCATACTATCCTTTAAATAGTGGATCTTATCAATATAGGGGTTGTTTTCAATGATCTCCTTAAATTGATATTTGGTACAGTAATGTACTTCAGCGTTTTCTACCTGGGTTTTTACGTTCCTTATTACCGGTGTGGTTAGCACTATGTCTCCAATAGAAGAGAAACGTATAATAAGTATTTTTGTCATGAGGTTGAGGGTTATCCTACTTGGGTTAAAGCTTTTTCTTTTTTTGTAGTAAAGTACGACTCTAAATCATTCAAAGACAAGCTGTTAAGGTTCATTTCTTTTGTGAGTCCTCCTTTTCTGCCTACGCATAGTCCATAATACATGTCATGGTAGCCAGCTTTAGCGTGAGCATCAGGGTTAATACTAAGCATTACGCCTTGTTCCAGAGCATAATGAACCCATCGCCAGTCAATGTCAAGTCTTCTTGGGTTAGCGTTTATTTCTATCACTACTTTGTTTTTGGCGCAGGCATCAATAATAGTTTTATGGTCTACAGGATAGCCTTCGCGCTGTAGTAGCAGGCGGCCAGTCATGTGGCCAAGAATAGTAGTGAAAGGATTTTCTACCGCTTTGAGTACACGTTCAGTGGCTTTCTGAGCATCCATGTTAAGTACAGAATGTACAGAGGATACAATGAAGTCAAAGCTGGCTAGCACTTCAGGATCATAGTCTAAGCTGCCATCAGGGAGGATGTCGCACTCTATGCCTTTGAATATTTTAAAGTCTTTGTAAGTTTTATTTAGTTCATCTATTTCTGCTTGCTGCTCTGTTACGCGTTTTTCATAAAGGCCATTAGCATAGTAAAAAGATGATTTACTGTGGTCTGTAATGCCAAGGTATTCATACCCTAATTCCTGGCAGTAGTCGGCCATTTCTTTTAAAGTATGCTTACCATCACTGTAAGTAGAGTGGTTATGTAAAATGCCTTTGAGGTCAGACATTTCTATGAGTTTTGGGAGCTTGTTTTCTGCTGCCAGACCTAACTCAAACTGTCCTTCTCGTAGTTCAGGAGCTATAAAAGGCAAGTCAGCTAATTTATAAATATCTTCTTCTGAAGCTATAGTGCTTTCTTTTACAAGGTCAGCAAGACTTTTCTCTTCTTTTACAGGTGTATGAATGTGAGTAGGAGTACTAGTAGTTAGGAAAAGTTGCTTTTGGAACTCTTCAGCCGAAGTAAACCTTACCCTTACGGCGGTATTTTCTTGAGTGAGGTGACCTCGCCAGTTAAAAGGACTGCTTTTATCTTCTTCCGCAGTAAGGCTTTCATCATTATCTAAAAATGCCCTCACCTTACTTTCATCAGTGGTGGCGCAGAGCAGCATAATTTCCTCTATTACTTCTACTTTTCTTCTAAGCGCTCCTGAAGTAGATATTTGTATGTCATTAAACTCAGCCTTGAGCCTTTCAATAAGTGCTTCTGCCAGGGTTTCAGCCTGAGCATATAGTAGTTTGCCTTGATGTGCATTTCTGAATAAAATGGCCTCTTTAAGATTTTTCTGAGTCTTATCTCCAAAACCTTTGAGTTTGGTCAGTTCACCTTCATTTATGGCTTTTAATAACCCCTCACTATCCTGAATATCAAGGTCTTTCCATATCTGCCTGATTTTTTTAGCTCCTATGCCTTTAAGGCTCAATAAATCCAATATGCCCTCAGGGGTTTCAGAAAGATATTTTTCCAGAATGGTTAAACTGCCTTCTTGGTTAATTTCATCAATAGCTGCGGCAATGCTTTTGCCTACACCGTTTAATTTTTCGAGCTCTGCCAAGCTAAGCGAAGCCAGTTGCACGGGCTCTCTTTCAAGGTTAAAAATGGCATTATTATAGCTCTTAATTTTAAATTCGTTTTCACCATGAAGCTCCATTAACTGAGCCGTGGTTTTTAATAATTTGATAATTGATTTGTTATCCAAAAGGTGTTTTCTTTATTGGTCTACTACAAAATAAAGGAAACATTTCTATCAACCCACTATTATTTGAAGGCTAACTGTGATTTAGAATATTTATAATTAGGGAGTTGTTTACATGATACTGTCTAAATCAGTATATTTTAGGTGTATTCTAAACCATTTCGTTCATACATTACATTATGAAATTTAACACTATTCTGTTATTCTTTCTTTTGTGCTCATTTAGTGCCTTTTCTCAGCTTAAGCAGCTTACCCGCTATGAACTGGACAGAAAAAGCGGAGATGATTTCTTTACTGTTATTTCTGCAGGTAATGAGGGACTGATAGTGATACAAGAAACCGATGAGTATGAAAAAGGTCAAGGCAATACCTGGAAGGCAATATTGCTGGATACGCTCATGCAAGAGCGGTTTAGATATGACCTGGCTATTGAAAGCACCTATATCTTTAGAGGGTATGACTTTAACAATGGTATATTTTATATGCTATTCAGACATGATGAAGGCTTAAAAAGTGATTTTCACCTCATTACCTTACATGTGGCTACTGGAGATTTAAAACGTTATGATATTAAAAATGAAATAGAGCTGGAGCTGTCTCATATGATAGTAGTAGGCGAACGAGTGGTGCTGGCTGGTTATGTGCGCTACAGCCCTACGCTGGTTTCTCTTACCATGGGCGAAGACAATCTCTCTGTAATTCCGGGTTATTTTAAGGATAGAAGTGATGTTATAGACCTGCGGGCTAACCATAATAGCACTTTTAATGTGCTTACCAGGGAGAAGAATTATGATGGCTATTATCTGCGTATGCGTACTTACAGCCCTGAAGGACGGATATTATTTGAGAAGGAAATAGAAGTGCCATTTGATTATCGCGTGGTAGATGCTAAGACTACTGATTTTGTGAGTGGCAATATAGCTGTGGTGGGTACTTTTAGCAGGGGGAGCACCTCTTCATCTCAAGGAATATTTTTCACTATAGTGCAGCCCGAAGGGAAAAGGGAAAAAATGATATATTTTGGTTATGGTGATCTGGAACATTTCTTTGATTATATGGGGGAAAAACGATCTGCCCGAGTAAGAAGGCGGGTGGAGAGGAAAAAGCAGAGGGGTAAAGATTTTAACTATAGTTCTAAATTATTATTACATCAGGTAAGAGAAGAGCAGGACGCTTACATTATTGCAGCTGAGATTTATGATCCTGAATTTGAGCGATATCAGGATCCGTCTATGTTCTCTCCTTATTATGACCCTCGTGGTTTTAATCGATATAATTCTTTTAGCCAGCAGCGCTATGTAAGAAGGCCTTATGGTTATCAGGGGCCTCATGAACCTAATCACTTCAAATACCTGGAAACTATAATAGTGAAGCTGAATGATGAAGGTCATCTGCTGTGGGATAACAGTTTTGCCATAGAAGAGGTGGAGTCCAATTCATTAGAGGCTGTTACTGATTATAATGTAAAAGGAAATGATATTAGCATGATATATAAGTCTGATGAAAAGCTCGCTTATAAAATTGCTGAAGGCAGTGAAAGCATAGTGGAAGATGCTGACGAAATGGCCCTGCTTTATGAAAATGATGAACTGGATCATGAGTATGAAGGCGTAGGAGGGGTGAGTCATTGGTATAATGATACCTTCTTTGTTTGGGGCTACCAAAAGGTGCAGAATAAGAAAAATGAAGCGGTTGATAATCGTCGAAGTGTGATCTACATAAACAAGGTGGAAATTGATAAAACCCTCCAAAATGAGCAGTAACCTTAATTTAGTTTAATTATAAATTAAAATCGCAATGAACATTTTCCCGTTTTTTATCCTTTCTTTGATATAAACTAAAACGGAAGAACTATGGAAAATGTATGTAAAAACTGTAACCACTGGGCGCCAGAAGCACCAGTAGTTGCTAATAAGGAAAATTACGGAGAGTGTAACAAATTAAGTCATGTGGAGTCTAAAATGGATCCTGACTTCATCATTCCTGTACTTAATGGTGGTAAACCTGTGAATAGTGAATCTAAAGAGATTGAATACATCACTGGTTCTACTTTCGGTTGTAACCAATTCGCACAAGCGTAAATAATATTTCAGCTGTTTTAAAAGTAAGGGTTGCTCAGCAATATCATTCTGCTTTTAAAACAGCTTTTTTTCTTTAATGACTCGCCAGTTCATAGATAAAGTATCCTATTATCATCAGGATCATAGCTGCATACATTAGCAGATCTACCCTTACATATTCTTTATATTTCCTGTACAAATTCATTAATTCTCTCATGTGCTCTAAGATAAGTGTTTAATTTATTTTAAATACTTTGAATTTGCCGTTATATTGGTCTTAAGTTATGAGTACTACATTAAGAGAAAAGAAGGCCGGGTTCGGAACGGGTCCCGTATTCTTTACAGCAATATCTACTATTTTGGGTGCCATTATGTTCCTGAGATTTGGTTATGCTGTAGGTAGCGTAGGGTTTGCAGGTACTATTGGTATTATCTTATTTGCTAATTTGGTTACCATACCTACTGCTATGGCTATAGCCGAAATAGCTACTAACCAGAAAGTAGAGGGTGGAGGTGAATATTATATCATTTCACGTTCTTTTGGCATTAATGTAGGTGCCGCCATTGGTATAGCTCTATATCTGTCTCAGGCCATAAGTGTGGCTTTTTATACCATCGCTTTTGCCGAAGCTTTTGGGCCAGTGTTTGATTATGTTAACACTCAGTTCGATCTCAATCTGTCTGATAAAAGGATTATAAGTCTGCCTGCTGTGATATTGCTGAGTATACTTATGATTAAAAAAGGGGCCGATTTAGGCATGAAGGCTTTGTATGTGGTAGTAGCCATCCTTTTTCTGTCACTTATTATGTTTTTTGTAGGCTCTACAGATTACAATTCAGCCATGGTAAATCTCCGCTGGACTGATCATATTGATAATCCTGATACCTTTTTCGCGGTTTTTGCCATTGTCTTCCCTGCCTTTACCGGTATGACGGCCGGTGTAGGGTTGTCTGGTGATTTAAGAGATCCTAAAAAGTCTATTCCATTAGGTACACTGGCAGCTACTATTGTGGGTATGGTAATTTATATATTTATTGCCTATAAGCTGGCTGTATCAGCTGCTCCTGGTGATTTGGTAGAAGATCCTTTGATTATGATGCGCATAGCGGCTCTGGGTCCTATTATACCTATTGGCTTGGCGGCAGCCACCATTTCTTCTGCACTGGGCAGTATTATGGTTGCGCCCAGAACTTTGCAGGCACTGGCCAGTGACAAGGTGTTTCCTTTGCCTCATATTAATACGTATTTGGCGAAAGGGAAGAAAGGCTCCAATGATCCTATCAATGCTACTATAGTCACCAGCCTCATAGCCATTGTTTTCGTTAGTCTGGGCGATGTAAATGCCGTAGCGGAGATCATCTCTATGTTCTTTATGATTACCTACGGTTCGTTATGCCTTATTTCATTTCTTCAGCATTTTGCGGCTGATCCTTCATACAGACCTTCTTTCCGGTCTAAATGGTATGTTTCTTTACTAGGGGCAGTGTTATGTGTGTACCTCATGTTTAAAATGAATGCACAGTATACCATTATTTCAATTATTTTAATGACGGGGATTTATTTCTTCGTAACCCAAACGAGCAAATCAAAAGAAGGACTGGCAAAAATATTTCAAGGCGTTATCTTTCAGCTGAGTAGGCAGCTGCAGGTGTTTTTGCAGAAGGCTGAACGAGGAGAAGAGGGGTGGAGGCCATCCGTAATTTGTATTTCCTCTGATTTCTTTAAGCGCCCGGCGGCTTTTCAGTTTATGAAGTGGATATCTCATCGCTATGGTTTCGGAACTTATCTACATTATATTAATGGATATTTCTCAAAAGATTCCTATCAAAAGTCGCAGGAGCAAATACGCAGGTTATTGAAGGTGACAGGCTCCACCCGCAATAAGGTGTTTGTAGATACCCTCATTTCGCCCTCCTTTACCAGTGCTGTGGCTCAGGCCATACAGTTGCCTAGTGTTTCCGGTAAAGAGGTGAACATGATTTTGTTTGAATTTGCCAAAGACAACATCGCTAACCTAACGGACATCATAGATAATTTCACTATGGTGAAAGCTGCTGAATTTGATATTTGTGTGCTGGGCTCCTCAGACCGGGAGTTTGGCTTTAATAACAGTATTCATATCTGGCTTACACCTAATGATCTAAAAAACAGTAGTCTTATGATTTTGATGGGCTACATCATTATGGGGCACCGTGATTGGAAGAATGCAGAGATCAAAATTTTTGCAGTGGTAAATGAAAAGGAAATGTCTGAGCAGGAGGAAATGCTCATATCTATGATTAAGGCAGGTCGTTTGCCTATCTCTCCTAAAAATATTGAGCTC includes the following:
- a CDS encoding glycosyltransferase family 9 protein gives rise to the protein MTKILIIRFSSIGDIVLTTPVIRNVKTQVENAEVHYCTKYQFKEIIENNPYIDKIHYLKDSMGDLVADLKKEHYDYIIDLHKNLRTKIIKTRLAARSASFKKLNKEKWLMVNMKINKLPNRHIVDRYMETAQPLGVKMDNLGLDYFIPDKDNVPLEWLPETHQKEYVAYAIGAQHNTKKLPINRMIELCDKINKPIILLGGPGDNETAQAIERFFERSEKSEPMEEGLVKLNKKTVIYNACGKFNLNQSASLVKQARYVFSHDTGLMHIAAAFKKEIFSIWGNTIPMFGMYPYRTHFTILENNKLDCRPCSKIGYDKCPKGHFKCMNNLVFDFFSTLKQGIQKSSFTFSGGLPMIALSPLITMGRSINFGCSSIA
- a CDS encoding amino acid permease, which translates into the protein MSTTLREKKAGFGTGPVFFTAISTILGAIMFLRFGYAVGSVGFAGTIGIILFANLVTIPTAMAIAEIATNQKVEGGGEYYIISRSFGINVGAAIGIALYLSQAISVAFYTIAFAEAFGPVFDYVNTQFDLNLSDKRIISLPAVILLSILMIKKGADLGMKALYVVVAILFLSLIMFFVGSTDYNSAMVNLRWTDHIDNPDTFFAVFAIVFPAFTGMTAGVGLSGDLRDPKKSIPLGTLAATIVGMVIYIFIAYKLAVSAAPGDLVEDPLIMMRIAALGPIIPIGLAAATISSALGSIMVAPRTLQALASDKVFPLPHINTYLAKGKKGSNDPINATIVTSLIAIVFVSLGDVNAVAEIISMFFMITYGSLCLISFLQHFAADPSYRPSFRSKWYVSLLGAVLCVYLMFKMNAQYTIISIILMTGIYFFVTQTSKSKEGLAKIFQGVIFQLSRQLQVFLQKAERGEEGWRPSVICISSDFFKRPAAFQFMKWISHRYGFGTYLHYINGYFSKDSYQKSQEQIRRLLKVTGSTRNKVFVDTLISPSFTSAVAQAIQLPSVSGKEVNMILFEFAKDNIANLTDIIDNFTMVKAAEFDICVLGSSDREFGFNNSIHIWLTPNDLKNSSLMILMGYIIMGHRDWKNAEIKIFAVVNEKEMSEQEEMLISMIKAGRLPISPKNIELIKHKLEVSTKEIINDKSQDADLTIVGFRAEAIKQRGAEVFKGYEGVGNILFVNASKEKEIQ
- a CDS encoding pyruvate dehydrogenase complex dihydrolipoamide acetyltransferase translates to MAEVIRMPKMSDTMEEGVIASWLVKEGDKVKSGDILAEVETDKATMELESYEDGTLLHIGVKEKDAVPIDAVIAIIGDEGEDISGLLKEIESGGSDNGAAKEEEPSDSGAAADEDVEEIDASDVNATIVTMPKMSDTMTEGTIASWQKKVGDSVSSGDVMAEVETDKATMELEAYEDGTLLYIGVEEGDSVEVDGVLAIVGEKGADFEKLLKAHQAKAKKGSGGEEKKEAKKEAPKKEESKPAATQESAAPSTTEGGRVKASPLAKKMAEDKGYDITKIKGSGDHGRIVKKDVENYTPAAQAPAQQAAAGGEGTTVNIPQVIGEESYEEVNVSQMRKTIGKRLAESKFSAPHFYVTMEINMDKAIEARKAMNEYSPVKISFNDIVIKAVSAALRQHPKVNSSWLGDKIRYNKHIHVGVAVAVDEGLLVPVIRFADNKSLSHISAEVKDLVGKAHNKKLQPSEWEGNTFTVSNLGMFGVEEFTAIINPPDSCILAIGGIKQTPIVKDGQVVPGNVMKVTLSADHRVVDGALGAAFLQTLKGLLENPVRILV
- the arsC gene encoding arsenate reductase (glutaredoxin) (This arsenate reductase requires both glutathione and glutaredoxin to convert arsenate to arsenite, after which the efflux transporter formed by ArsA and ArsB can extrude the arsenite from the cell, providing resistance.), whose protein sequence is MLTIYHNPRCTKSRETLQLIEEHGDMVEVVEYLKMPPSKADLEKIVEKLGIKPHDLIRTGEAIYKEKYKGSELSDDEWLQAMEEHPKLIERPIVIKGDKAIIGRPPEKVKELF
- the polX gene encoding DNA polymerase/3'-5' exonuclease PolX codes for the protein MDNKSIIKLLKTTAQLMELHGENEFKIKSYNNAIFNLEREPVQLASLSLAELEKLNGVGKSIAAAIDEINQEGSLTILEKYLSETPEGILDLLSLKGIGAKKIRQIWKDLDIQDSEGLLKAINEGELTKLKGFGDKTQKNLKEAILFRNAHQGKLLYAQAETLAEALIERLKAEFNDIQISTSGALRRKVEVIEEIMLLCATTDESKVRAFLDNDESLTAEEDKSSPFNWRGHLTQENTAVRVRFTSAEEFQKQLFLTTSTPTHIHTPVKEEKSLADLVKESTIASEEDIYKLADLPFIAPELREGQFELGLAAENKLPKLIEMSDLKGILHNHSTYSDGKHTLKEMADYCQELGYEYLGITDHSKSSFYYANGLYEKRVTEQQAEIDELNKTYKDFKIFKGIECDILPDGSLDYDPEVLASFDFIVSSVHSVLNMDAQKATERVLKAVENPFTTILGHMTGRLLLQREGYPVDHKTIIDACAKNKVVIEINANPRRLDIDWRWVHYALEQGVMLSINPDAHAKAGYHDMYYGLCVGRKGGLTKEMNLNSLSLNDLESYFTTKKEKALTQVG
- the hslV gene encoding ATP-dependent protease subunit HslV, with product MGKIKVRSTTVLAVVHNGEVAIGADGQATMGNYVAKGNVKKIRKLQNGKIVTGFAGSTADAFTLLERFDEKLNSYGGNMKRAAIELAKDWRTDRYLRKLEAMLITADKDEVLIVSGTGDVLEPDHEVAAIGSGSMYAQSAALALKKHATHLSAEEMVRESLNIAADICIYTNHNLIIEKVTG